The Paraburkholderia hospita region GCGGGGCGTGTCGCAATCACCTCGGATTTCCTGCCGCACATTCATGAACCCGCACCTGGGCTGAGCATCGCGCTGGGCTATAACGGACGCGGCATCGCGATGGCCACAACGGTCGGCAAGCACCTGGCCGAACGCATGTGTGGGGAATCGCCTGCATCATTCCCGTTTGCAGTGACACCCGTCAGATCGATCCCGTTCCATGGCCTGCAGCGCTTTTACATCACGGCTGGTGTGGCGTGGTATCGCTTGATGGACGCTGTCGCGTAACACGCCGGTCGCATGCCGACGCTCCAGAGAATGCCGTTGCCGAAGGCCTGTCGTCCCAGGTCGCCCAAAGCAGGCAGAGCGAGAGTGCCCCGTGAAGTGCAGGATCATCAGGCGGCTCGTCGCGTCGCGGCATGTTGACCCCGGCGCTCCTGGGCAACTGAGCCAGCTCTATCCGGGACTGACCGTCGTGGCGGCATGGGAGACCAGGGAGAATGCGCTTCATCACCTGGTAATTCAAAACGGCGAGCAGCTCTAGTTCATCAAGTCACGATAGCGACCGACATGAACGACGCGTGCACGTGCTCTCGTTCAGGCGTATTCGAACGGGCCACGGTACGCGCACGGCTATCTCGAAGGATAATTGAAAAATCCGAACGGCTACCGCCTCTTTTGCGATTCCCCGTTCATAGCGAATCCTGGATTCAGCGTCTCAAGTTCGGCCATTGCTGACGTTCACGGGTCGCCGTTGGTGAGGCCGCTTAGGGTTGCTCTTTTGCCATTCGCACCGGCGCGACTTCGAATGTCAATTCTCGCTGCAGTCGGATGAGTACTTGCGAGCCTTAGCCACCCTCAGTCTTCTCGAAAGCGATCATAGAAGAAGTTAATTGCCCGCCAAACTTGTTCTTCGCCGTATACAACTATCTTCGCCAGCGTTTTGCACGCAGCTCATTGAGTTTTCGGCGGCAATGACGTAAGCGGGCTGCTTCTAGCAGATTCCCCTTTGGCGCAGATGGCCGAGAAGTAAGACGTCGATACTGATGGGCTCGTCATGTCTCTTCGAGTCCGGTGGTTTAGGTGCCGACAATCGCAACGATTGTTTGCACGACCTCGAATTGAAACTGGCGGGGAACATGCAGCCATTGGCGGACGCTCGCTATGGCAGAATCCTCTCACACGCATCCGCGACTGGAACTTCCAGTTTAACCACTCTCAAGCCACGTCAAATTTCAACCGTGCAACGTCAGGTCGCGAGCGTTAGTTCGGTCTCTGGGAAAATTGGTATGAAAAATCCGCAAGATAGGGCCGAATCCGACGAGGATTTGGCTCAGATGATGATAGGGCAAGGGCCCTGCACCTATCTATTACTGCTCTTACTTGGCTTGATCCTCCTGTTTCCCTACCTTGAGGAAGGCATATTCGCTCGCACACTGCTCGGCGTTCTGTTTTCAATCGTGCTGCTCGTGGGCGCTTTCGCCACCAGGCAGACTCGGCGGGGGTTCATCCTCAAACTGGGCTTGGCGTTGCTTGGAGTTGGCCTTCAATGGACGGCCTTGTGGACTGAGAGTATCGCGATTCTGGGCCTTGCCGGGATATCTTATGCCGCCTCTCTTGCAGTCGCGATTGGTGGAGTGCTCCGCTACATTCTCAAGCGCGGGCCAATTACGGCCGACAAGCTGCACGGTGCGCTTGCAGGCTACATCATGCTGGCCTTCCTTTGGGCCTTCATCTACGCCCTGATCGAGAGATCCACCGCTGGCTCATTCGGTCCTGACCGACTCGATTTCACACACGCTGGCACTTTCTTCAGACTGATCTATTTTAGCCTCACGACGCTCACGACCACCGGTTACGGTGACGTTATCCCATTGACCAACCAAGCCCGCTCTTTTGTGATGATCGAAGAGTTTGCAGGCGTGTTTTACGTTGGTGTCCTGATCGCGCGGCTTGCCGGTCTCTATCCGTCGCCTCTGACCAAGTGACTCTCGATCTGCCCGAACCACCATCAGGCATTGGTGATTGGTGTCTGCGCGCTGTCCGTATTGGGCGCAGCGGGGCTGCACTCCCGCCCCCTTCGCGGTTCCGTTTTTAGATCGCGTTAGTGCGACACGAAAAAAGTGAGAGCACGGGCGAAATAAACGACGAGGAGTCGCGTGCCTTTAGCAAATCGGAGCGTCCATCGCTCGCCAACTGAGCCGTAACCGGCACGGACAGAACCATGATCAGAACAAGGTGCACCGACCGTCTGGACCTGTCTCGCGGTTACTGCGCCGCGATGGCTAAAGCGCTGACCTCTGATCAGCTCGATCACTCGCTCGCCAAGATTGCCACGCAGATGCCCGTTGTAGCGACAAGGCTGCCGCTCAGGCGGGGTGGGC contains the following coding sequences:
- a CDS encoding ion channel; the protein is MKNPQDRAESDEDLAQMMIGQGPCTYLLLLLLGLILLFPYLEEGIFARTLLGVLFSIVLLVGAFATRQTRRGFILKLGLALLGVGLQWTALWTESIAILGLAGISYAASLAVAIGGVLRYILKRGPITADKLHGALAGYIMLAFLWAFIYALIERSTAGSFGPDRLDFTHAGTFFRLIYFSLTTLTTTGYGDVIPLTNQARSFVMIEEFAGVFYVGVLIARLAGLYPSPLTK